The following proteins are encoded in a genomic region of Catellatospora sp. TT07R-123:
- a CDS encoding acyl-CoA dehydrogenase family protein gives MRFLERERAVLGKLLPGLDEALAAHGLTALERPGSPGIAAFREAGGPGLLVAAAHGGAGATAVQAIQVQRAIGARSPSLAVATTMHHFSMAGLVVVSEISNGFEWMLMEGIAREAKLLASGFAEGTSGQNILAPAMRVTPADGGVRVTGAKRPCSLSASMDLLTASILVPRLDGTGDQLAIALIPAGSEGMSVSPFWGSFALAGAESDQVVLDEVFVPDELLVRTDSAPGQALDGIQIAGFLWFEVLMTASYLGAASALVERVLGQDRIPELERVRLVCDVEAAMAAVETVAARLDNGARDSTALAESLYARYAAQDAIARIVPRAVELLGGMAYFAADDVAYLSACANGLSLHPPSRSRMAGPLVAQLGGQPLTIA, from the coding sequence ATGCGTTTCCTGGAACGCGAACGAGCCGTACTCGGCAAGCTGCTGCCCGGCCTCGACGAGGCGCTGGCGGCGCACGGCCTGACCGCGCTGGAGCGCCCCGGCAGCCCCGGCATCGCGGCGTTCCGCGAGGCGGGCGGCCCCGGGCTGCTGGTCGCGGCGGCGCACGGCGGCGCGGGCGCGACCGCGGTGCAGGCGATCCAGGTGCAGCGCGCCATCGGCGCCCGCTCACCGTCCCTCGCCGTCGCCACGACGATGCACCACTTCTCCATGGCCGGGCTCGTCGTCGTCAGCGAGATCTCCAACGGCTTCGAATGGATGCTGATGGAGGGCATCGCCCGCGAGGCGAAGCTGCTCGCGTCGGGCTTCGCCGAGGGCACCTCCGGGCAGAACATCCTCGCCCCCGCGATGCGGGTCACCCCCGCCGACGGCGGCGTACGCGTCACCGGTGCCAAACGCCCGTGCAGCCTGTCGGCCTCCATGGACCTGCTGACCGCGAGCATCCTCGTGCCCCGCCTCGACGGGACCGGGGACCAGCTGGCCATCGCGCTGATCCCGGCCGGTTCGGAGGGCATGAGCGTCAGCCCGTTCTGGGGCAGCTTCGCCCTCGCCGGAGCGGAGTCCGACCAGGTCGTCCTCGACGAGGTCTTCGTCCCCGACGAGCTGCTCGTACGCACCGACAGCGCGCCCGGGCAGGCCCTCGACGGGATCCAGATCGCCGGGTTCCTGTGGTTCGAGGTGCTGATGACCGCCAGCTACCTCGGCGCGGCCAGCGCCCTGGTGGAACGGGTGCTCGGCCAGGACCGCATCCCGGAGCTGGAGCGCGTACGCCTGGTCTGCGACGTCGAGGCCGCGATGGCGGCGGTGGAGACCGTCGCCGCTCGGCTGGACAACGGCGCCCGCGACTCCACCGCGCTGGCCGAATCGCTCTACGCCCGCTACGCCGCCCAGGACGCCATCGCCCGGATCGTCCCCCGCGCCGTGGAACTGCTCGGCGGTATGGCGTACTTCGCCGCCGACGACGTCGCGTACCTGTCGGCCTGCGCCAACGGGCTGTCCCTGCATCCGCCGTCGCGTTCGCGCATGGCGGGTCCGCTCGTGGCCCAGCTGGGCGGGCAACCGCTCACCATCGCGTAG
- a CDS encoding M6 family metalloprotease domain-containing protein, producing the protein MAWVAVLTLAWGGLAVTPVAASPLPDPPSNPWQRRHWPQTQPWQQEQAQPRSLAAGAPQPVDPQNFEQPDTMTWADYRSVPGTNWANPAVHGSVRTFRGALVLVDYPNQPFVVTRPANSTIYGNPTAVQNLPRAQVPQFYRDFLNTPSQLNHGHTIHEYWMEDSGGRYGIELGAFGVYQMPAKSHQYGIDSFQRGSGCPSGDSCQRDLRTDARAAWVADVGSAVVGQYDFVFYLSAGQDESSTWQEFGEMKFPTKESVTDAWGPPDTALPNWNYTRYIEWTSWQASANIWPNAVTGSSTQAESSGMSVYAHEFSHILGIADNYNNPYSTPARRAYSGPWEMLDRGTFNGPGGPHSRWLIPATGGASMGAQHMLRNKIKLGIVDERNVLRLSRNALSSSGLVVARVTARSVQPGTAGLTGLNVALDGGDRSPACSTSTNPRCDGGGYNNYTIEVVDRMGFDSFTPDSGVLLAKTKNSDTAPFIWTVDANPQDIDQTDFVRPNGTVQKMTIGDYRQLSDALFHAGTDSGSEYEYIDQANRLHVYVLDIQRDGTGVLSYTVAVRSLDGAGNHVRGVAVSPATGTSPPADGWTTCTLAVQNTGQAGTVPSGHPEDVTPYVAADVYRISATTTSTGWTVTLPATVVTAKFGQTVPVQIYAKRASGAGPTAQIRMTATSESNQTKTATATCSIA; encoded by the coding sequence ATGGCCTGGGTCGCAGTGCTGACGCTGGCCTGGGGTGGGCTGGCCGTGACGCCGGTCGCGGCGAGCCCACTGCCGGATCCGCCGTCGAACCCGTGGCAGCGGCGGCACTGGCCGCAGACGCAGCCGTGGCAACAGGAGCAGGCCCAGCCCCGGAGTCTCGCCGCGGGCGCGCCGCAACCGGTCGACCCGCAGAACTTCGAGCAACCTGACACCATGACCTGGGCCGACTACCGGTCCGTCCCCGGCACGAACTGGGCGAACCCGGCCGTGCACGGCTCGGTGCGCACCTTCCGCGGCGCGCTGGTGCTGGTGGACTACCCGAACCAGCCCTTCGTCGTCACCCGGCCCGCGAACTCCACCATCTACGGCAATCCGACGGCCGTGCAGAACCTGCCGCGGGCGCAGGTGCCGCAGTTCTATCGGGACTTCCTCAACACGCCGAGCCAGCTCAACCACGGGCACACCATCCACGAGTACTGGATGGAGGACTCCGGCGGCCGGTACGGGATCGAACTCGGCGCGTTCGGCGTCTACCAGATGCCCGCCAAGAGCCACCAGTACGGGATCGACAGCTTCCAGCGCGGCTCGGGCTGCCCGAGCGGCGACTCCTGCCAGCGTGACCTGCGCACCGACGCCCGCGCCGCCTGGGTCGCCGACGTCGGCAGCGCCGTGGTCGGGCAGTACGACTTCGTCTTCTATCTCAGCGCCGGGCAGGACGAGTCGTCGACCTGGCAGGAGTTCGGCGAGATGAAGTTCCCGACGAAGGAGAGCGTCACCGACGCATGGGGCCCGCCGGACACGGCACTGCCCAACTGGAACTACACCCGGTATATCGAGTGGACCTCCTGGCAGGCGTCGGCCAACATCTGGCCGAACGCCGTCACCGGCAGCTCGACCCAGGCCGAGAGCTCCGGGATGTCGGTCTACGCCCACGAGTTCAGCCACATCCTCGGCATCGCCGACAACTACAACAACCCGTACTCGACCCCGGCCCGCCGCGCCTACAGCGGACCCTGGGAGATGCTCGACCGCGGCACGTTCAACGGTCCGGGCGGCCCGCACAGCCGGTGGCTCATCCCGGCCACGGGCGGCGCCAGCATGGGCGCGCAGCACATGCTCCGCAACAAGATCAAGCTCGGGATCGTCGACGAGCGGAACGTACTGCGGCTGTCCCGCAACGCCCTGTCCAGCTCCGGGCTCGTGGTCGCCCGGGTCACCGCCCGGTCCGTCCAGCCCGGCACGGCCGGGCTCACCGGCCTGAACGTGGCCCTGGACGGCGGGGACCGCAGCCCCGCGTGCAGCACCAGCACCAACCCGCGGTGTGACGGCGGCGGGTACAACAACTACACCATCGAGGTCGTCGACCGGATGGGCTTCGACTCGTTCACCCCCGACTCCGGCGTGCTGCTGGCCAAGACGAAGAACAGCGACACGGCCCCGTTCATCTGGACCGTCGACGCCAACCCGCAGGACATCGACCAGACGGACTTCGTACGGCCCAACGGCACGGTGCAGAAGATGACCATCGGCGACTACCGGCAGCTCTCCGACGCGCTGTTCCACGCCGGCACCGACTCGGGCAGCGAGTACGAGTACATCGACCAGGCCAACCGCCTGCATGTGTACGTGCTCGACATCCAGCGGGACGGCACCGGCGTCCTGTCCTACACCGTCGCCGTACGTTCGCTCGACGGCGCGGGCAATCACGTGCGCGGCGTTGCCGTGTCCCCGGCCACCGGAACCTCACCACCGGCCGACGGCTGGACCACCTGCACGCTGGCAGTCCAGAACACCGGCCAGGCCGGGACCGTGCCGTCCGGCCACCCCGAGGACGTGACCCCGTACGTCGCCGCCGACGTGTACCGGATCTCGGCGACGACGACCAGCACCGGATGGACGGTCACCCTGCCGGCGACCGTGGTCACGGCCAAGTTCGGCCAGACCGTGCCGGTGCAGATCTACGCCAAGCGCGCCTCGGGCGCCGGGCCGACCGCCCAGATCCGGATGACCGCGACCTCGGAGAGCAACCAGACGAAGACAGCCACCGCCACCTGCAGCATCGCCTAG
- a CDS encoding alpha/beta fold hydrolase → MKRLRSLALVPVLLAALVLVPAESASASLASMHCTQHTLPVRLSETGAASYSMWGELCYRGPRQPRTVQLLVHGAGYNHVYFDIPYGNGYYSYVRAATLVGYATFNVDRIGTGRSSHPVSPLVNIAGGSVALHDAITALRSGAVSGTGFGKVIWVGHSYGSIYGWKEISTYHDVDAFINTAALHVFNQPHLNANIFPNFYGASSDPAFAGLGLDPGYLTSKPDMRHLMYYVPETSDAGALAADEANKDVVSYTQLTDLAAIVALPPASALTQGVTVPTLILNGQADPMHCSAVAEDCTSSEVVQQFESQYYPPQAQLRTVLIPKTGHNTVTSTTSPYSTAVMLAWSLSVAAPY, encoded by the coding sequence TTGAAGCGCCTCAGGTCACTCGCGTTGGTGCCGGTGCTGCTCGCGGCTCTGGTACTCGTCCCCGCCGAATCGGCGAGCGCGTCCCTCGCGTCGATGCACTGCACCCAGCACACGCTGCCCGTCCGGCTCTCCGAGACCGGTGCGGCCAGCTACAGCATGTGGGGCGAGCTGTGCTACCGGGGGCCGCGTCAGCCCCGTACGGTGCAGCTGCTGGTGCACGGGGCCGGGTACAACCACGTGTACTTCGACATCCCGTACGGCAACGGGTACTACTCCTACGTGCGGGCGGCCACGCTCGTCGGGTACGCGACGTTCAATGTGGACCGCATCGGCACCGGGCGCAGCTCGCACCCGGTCAGCCCCCTGGTGAACATCGCGGGCGGCTCGGTGGCGCTGCACGACGCGATCACCGCGCTCCGCTCGGGCGCGGTGAGTGGCACCGGCTTCGGCAAGGTGATCTGGGTCGGGCACTCCTACGGGTCGATCTACGGCTGGAAGGAGATCTCGACGTACCACGACGTCGACGCGTTCATCAACACCGCGGCGCTGCACGTGTTCAACCAGCCGCACCTGAACGCGAACATCTTCCCCAACTTCTACGGGGCGTCGTCGGATCCCGCGTTCGCGGGCCTGGGCCTGGACCCCGGGTACCTGACGTCGAAGCCGGACATGCGCCACCTGATGTACTACGTGCCCGAGACCAGCGACGCGGGCGCCCTGGCCGCCGACGAGGCGAACAAGGACGTGGTCAGCTACACCCAGCTGACCGACCTCGCCGCGATCGTGGCGCTGCCGCCCGCGTCGGCGCTGACGCAGGGCGTCACGGTGCCGACGCTGATCCTCAACGGACAGGCCGACCCGATGCACTGCTCGGCGGTCGCGGAGGACTGCACCAGCTCCGAGGTGGTGCAGCAGTTCGAGTCGCAGTACTACCCGCCGCAGGCGCAGCTGCGCACGGTGCTGATCCCGAAGACGGGCCACAACACGGTCACGAGCACGACGTCGCCGTACAGCACCGCGGTGATGCTGGCCTGGTCGCTGTCGGTCGCGGCCCCGTACTGA
- a CDS encoding DUF6069 family protein, whose translation MTTTDTATKPTTSLGRLLATGVVAIAVASAATSAVAAAGSAAGISLDVSGASIPIMGFGMLTALFSAVGLILAVVLLRTARHPRRVFVWTTVVLTVLSLVPDVLADAAASTRALLMLTHLVAAVIVVPAVARRLPA comes from the coding sequence ATGACCACCACCGACACCGCCACGAAGCCGACGACGAGCCTGGGTCGGCTGCTCGCGACGGGCGTCGTCGCCATCGCGGTCGCCAGCGCCGCCACGAGCGCGGTCGCCGCCGCCGGCAGCGCCGCCGGGATCAGCCTCGACGTGAGTGGCGCGTCGATCCCGATCATGGGGTTCGGGATGCTGACCGCGCTGTTCTCGGCTGTGGGGCTGATCCTCGCCGTGGTGCTGTTGCGCACGGCGCGGCACCCGCGGCGGGTCTTCGTCTGGACGACGGTGGTGCTGACCGTGCTGTCCCTGGTTCCGGACGTACTCGCGGACGCCGCGGCGTCCACCAGGGCGCTGCTCATGCTCACCCATCTGGTCGCCGCCGTCATCGTGGTGCCGGCGGTCGCCCGGCGCCTGCCCGCGTGA
- a CDS encoding AMP-binding protein, which translates to MNTPNYVRHGLELFASYADREALVAGERRMSYAELRTAVLDLATNLRDHGVKPGSSVLMMFANPIEGPIAQLALHLLGCRTLWIMPGNKQREFNEYTQLLAESDAFMYDPRTHADKGAELAASAPAVPVFCLGPGGVGPDLLVPVADGAAPLDVESFDTEPESIFQTSGTVGTPKLVHHRNSFFAQAQALAVAYRDSGLPSLRQYSISPFWAVSGQMTAFLVIFGGGMLVLGATFDPEGFLKVLERERINSTFLSPAMFYEVLDHPAVETTDTSNLFMFNLGGAGANPARLRQGIERFGPVLRIIYGLSESTMVTTLPGLTYDPEHPQRIGSAGTAYGDVRIEVRGEDGRTVLPVGEIGEIWIASNLNMAGYWGDPELTAQTLVDGWVRTRDLGYADTDGYLYLVDRIQDIIISGLGARKIHSRVVEDVIAAHPSVKSVAVIGVPDEKLGQAVYAYVVPTEPGAVTDEQLRELVKVELIPQAGPHHVEFVERLPLTRSGKVDKKALRAQYAAR; encoded by the coding sequence ATGAATACCCCCAATTACGTGCGGCACGGCCTGGAACTGTTCGCGTCGTACGCGGACCGCGAGGCCCTGGTCGCGGGCGAGCGCCGGATGTCGTACGCCGAGCTGCGCACCGCCGTGCTCGACCTGGCGACGAACCTGCGCGACCACGGCGTGAAGCCCGGTTCGTCGGTCCTGATGATGTTCGCCAACCCGATCGAGGGGCCGATCGCCCAGCTGGCGCTGCACCTGCTCGGTTGCCGCACGTTGTGGATCATGCCTGGCAACAAGCAGCGCGAGTTCAACGAGTACACCCAGCTGCTCGCCGAGTCGGATGCCTTCATGTACGACCCGCGTACCCACGCCGACAAGGGCGCGGAGCTCGCGGCGTCGGCGCCCGCGGTGCCCGTGTTCTGTCTCGGGCCCGGCGGTGTGGGCCCGGACCTGCTCGTGCCCGTGGCCGACGGCGCCGCGCCGCTGGACGTGGAGAGCTTCGACACCGAACCCGAGTCGATCTTCCAGACCTCCGGCACCGTCGGCACCCCGAAGCTGGTGCACCACCGCAACAGCTTCTTCGCGCAGGCCCAGGCCCTCGCGGTGGCGTACCGGGACTCGGGGCTGCCGTCACTGCGGCAGTACTCGATCTCCCCGTTCTGGGCGGTCAGCGGCCAGATGACCGCGTTCCTCGTGATCTTCGGTGGTGGCATGCTGGTCCTGGGTGCCACGTTCGATCCCGAGGGCTTCCTCAAGGTCCTCGAGCGGGAGAGGATCAACTCGACGTTCCTGTCCCCGGCGATGTTCTACGAGGTCCTCGACCACCCGGCCGTCGAGACGACGGACACGTCGAACCTGTTCATGTTCAACCTCGGCGGCGCGGGCGCGAACCCGGCCCGGCTGCGCCAGGGCATCGAGCGCTTCGGCCCGGTGCTGCGCATCATCTACGGGCTCAGCGAGTCCACCATGGTCACCACGCTGCCGGGGCTTACGTACGACCCGGAGCACCCGCAGCGCATCGGCTCGGCCGGCACCGCGTACGGCGACGTGCGCATCGAGGTGCGCGGCGAGGACGGCCGCACGGTCCTGCCCGTCGGCGAGATCGGCGAGATCTGGATCGCCAGCAACCTCAACATGGCCGGCTACTGGGGCGACCCGGAGCTGACCGCGCAGACGCTCGTCGACGGCTGGGTGCGCACCCGCGACCTCGGGTACGCCGACACCGACGGGTACCTGTACCTGGTCGACCGGATCCAGGACATCATCATCTCCGGTCTCGGCGCCCGCAAGATCCACTCCCGGGTGGTCGAGGACGTCATCGCCGCCCACCCGAGCGTGAAGTCCGTCGCCGTGATCGGCGTTCCCGACGAGAAGCTCGGGCAGGCCGTCTACGCGTACGTCGTGCCGACCGAGCCGGGCGCGGTCACCGACGAGCAGCTGCGGGAGCTGGTGAAGGTCGAGCTGATCCCGCAGGCCGGGCCCCACCACGTGGAGTTCGTCGAGCGGCTGCCCCTGACCCGCTCCGGCAAGGTCGACAAGAAGGCACTGCGGGCGCAGTACGCCGCCCGCTGA
- a CDS encoding sigma-70 family RNA polymerase sigma factor, with protein MFNHDRTPPISSEDPPRPDDRRWRLILSYREHVTRLVRKRLWNPQDVDDCVQEVLLRGVLFPRLDEDRVGEFLTTTTLRLCVDYYRDGDRQRRLRMRVAFVERSPGPDEQLVELDLGRWMIERASQLRGREQQIMLARAKGMTNREIADSFGLTAKAVESAFTRGRARLRMQFDHCMNGAPAEPVPAAAMSAGRLG; from the coding sequence ATGTTTAATCACGACCGAACTCCCCCCATATCATCCGAAGATCCGCCGCGTCCCGATGATCGACGCTGGCGGCTGATCCTCTCCTACCGCGAGCACGTGACACGTCTGGTGCGCAAGCGGCTGTGGAACCCCCAGGACGTCGACGACTGCGTACAGGAGGTGCTGCTGCGCGGTGTGCTCTTCCCCCGGCTCGACGAGGACCGGGTCGGCGAGTTCCTGACCACCACCACGCTGCGGCTGTGCGTGGACTACTACCGCGACGGGGACCGCCAGCGCCGGCTGCGCATGCGCGTGGCGTTCGTCGAGCGGTCCCCGGGGCCCGACGAGCAGCTCGTCGAGCTGGACCTGGGCCGGTGGATGATCGAGCGCGCGAGCCAGCTGCGGGGCCGCGAGCAGCAGATCATGCTGGCCCGGGCGAAGGGCATGACCAACCGGGAGATCGCCGACTCCTTCGGGCTGACCGCCAAGGCGGTCGAGAGCGCGTTCACCCGCGGCCGGGCGCGGCTGCGCATGCAGTTCGACCACTGCATGAACGGCGCCCCCGCGGAGCCCGTGCCCGCTGCGGCGATGAGCGCGGGCAGGCTCGGATGA
- a CDS encoding MFS transporter, giving the protein MNKPKVPYISLLIADTVSSMGSRISVLAIPWLIWVTTASPSKMGIAVAAEMLPYVLTGVLAAPIADRVGLRRTIIVANIASAVAMAGIAGLPGMNYLVLLGLVAIGGGLRGIADRSKNVINRPIAKAAGIPIVRMTALYEGFTKTATLVGAPVGGVLIYWLGARGAVWFDAASFAFCALLVITLVKMPPADPAEPGANPAPTVKEPYFTALKGGFAHLGKDRLLFALVLITTASNLFTQAFTVFVPLWVGEVLKSPAALGLISGALAAGGVLGGIVFIMLATKLPRYVAFVVGLVVGSAPRLLVMGLSHNLALVLVVTFLAGFAISSVNPIMGAMLYERTPAQLQTRVFGVAAAVSFIGIPLGGLLAGWSVDGLGLNRAILVGSIVLLAVSLLPLLFKERWAAGQATPAPDTPAPAPAQTAATATETAAETEPSAQTEPSTVARTR; this is encoded by the coding sequence ATGAACAAACCGAAGGTCCCCTACATATCACTGCTGATCGCCGACACGGTGTCGTCCATGGGCAGCCGGATCTCGGTGCTGGCGATCCCGTGGCTCATCTGGGTCACGACGGCCAGCCCCAGCAAGATGGGCATCGCGGTGGCGGCCGAGATGTTGCCCTACGTGCTGACGGGCGTGCTGGCGGCGCCGATCGCGGACCGGGTGGGGCTGCGGCGCACGATCATCGTCGCCAACATCGCCAGCGCCGTCGCGATGGCCGGCATCGCCGGACTTCCCGGCATGAACTACCTGGTCCTGCTCGGCCTCGTGGCGATCGGCGGCGGCCTGCGGGGCATCGCCGACCGGTCGAAGAACGTCATCAACCGCCCGATCGCCAAGGCCGCCGGGATCCCGATCGTCCGCATGACCGCGCTGTACGAGGGCTTCACGAAGACGGCGACGCTGGTCGGGGCGCCGGTCGGCGGCGTGCTCATCTACTGGCTGGGCGCCCGCGGCGCGGTGTGGTTCGACGCGGCTTCGTTCGCGTTCTGCGCGCTGCTGGTCATCACCCTGGTGAAGATGCCGCCCGCCGACCCGGCCGAGCCGGGCGCCAACCCGGCGCCCACCGTGAAGGAGCCCTACTTCACCGCGCTGAAGGGCGGCTTCGCGCACCTGGGCAAGGATCGGCTGCTGTTCGCGCTCGTGCTGATCACCACGGCCAGCAACCTGTTCACGCAGGCGTTCACCGTCTTCGTGCCGCTGTGGGTCGGCGAGGTGCTCAAGTCCCCCGCCGCGCTGGGCCTGATCTCGGGTGCGCTCGCGGCGGGCGGCGTACTCGGCGGGATCGTCTTCATCATGCTGGCCACGAAGCTGCCCCGCTACGTCGCGTTCGTGGTCGGGCTCGTCGTCGGCAGCGCGCCGCGGCTGCTCGTGATGGGCCTGTCGCACAACCTCGCGCTGGTCCTCGTGGTCACGTTCCTCGCCGGGTTCGCCATCTCGTCGGTCAACCCGATCATGGGCGCGATGCTGTACGAGCGCACCCCGGCCCAGCTCCAGACGCGCGTCTTCGGCGTCGCCGCGGCCGTGTCGTTCATCGGCATCCCGCTCGGCGGCCTGCTGGCGGGGTGGTCGGTCGACGGACTCGGCCTGAACCGGGCCATCCTCGTCGGTTCGATCGTGCTGCTGGCCGTCAGCCTGCTGCCGCTGCTGTTCAAGGAGAGGTGGGCCGCCGGGCAGGCGACACCGGCACCCGATACTCCCGCACCCGCCCCGGCCCAGACCGCGGCGACGGCCACGGAAACGGCTGCGGAGACGGAGCCGAGCGCGCAGACGGAGCCGAGCACAGTCGCGCGTACCAGATGA
- a CDS encoding cytochrome P450, translating into MNADTIIRELFSPAGRANPYPHYTALHALGGAASVTPGVAGPFGAVVHGYDAVDQVLRDPGFLVSDSRHQDLGSTTWREHPTLTTLMTTMMFTNAPDHGRMRKLFHQVLTVRRVNALAPMIARIVDALMDRMAATAADGGEVDFISQFAYLMPTSVVGGLLGIPDADLDWFRPRVQQIVDYLDQTAKSPEVLLATDAVTREILDYYRGMIADRRARPREDFVSTLVQVLDSEHHQLSEDEVVANLVLMFNAGFVTTINMLGNGLPILLERPSLAEGICGDPELLTDAVDEIIRYDASLQYISRWVADDREIAGVRVPARSMVLVLLGAANRDPGRYRDPDLFDATRPRLQSLSFGAGPHYCLGAALSRLEGQLAFPMLLRRFPDLAIGAAERNDQLLLRGYRRLPVDLGEVKA; encoded by the coding sequence ATGAACGCCGACACGATCATCCGCGAGCTGTTCTCCCCCGCGGGCCGCGCGAACCCGTACCCGCACTACACGGCGCTGCACGCCCTGGGTGGCGCCGCCTCGGTGACCCCGGGGGTCGCGGGCCCGTTCGGCGCGGTCGTGCACGGCTACGACGCCGTCGACCAGGTGCTGCGCGATCCCGGCTTCCTCGTCTCCGACAGCCGCCACCAGGACCTCGGCAGCACGACGTGGCGCGAGCACCCCACCCTCACGACCCTCATGACCACGATGATGTTCACCAACGCGCCCGACCACGGCCGCATGCGCAAGCTGTTCCACCAGGTGCTGACGGTGCGCCGGGTGAACGCGCTCGCACCCATGATCGCCCGTATCGTCGACGCGCTCATGGACCGGATGGCCGCCACCGCGGCCGACGGCGGCGAGGTCGACTTCATCTCGCAGTTCGCGTACCTGATGCCGACCAGCGTGGTCGGCGGGCTGCTCGGCATCCCCGACGCCGACCTGGACTGGTTCCGGCCACGCGTGCAGCAGATCGTGGACTATCTCGACCAGACCGCGAAGTCCCCCGAGGTGCTGCTGGCCACCGACGCGGTGACCCGGGAGATCCTCGACTACTACCGGGGCATGATCGCCGACCGGCGCGCCCGGCCGCGTGAGGACTTCGTCAGCACCCTCGTGCAGGTGCTGGACAGCGAGCACCACCAGCTCAGCGAGGACGAGGTCGTCGCCAACCTCGTGCTGATGTTCAACGCGGGCTTCGTCACCACCATCAACATGCTCGGCAACGGACTGCCGATCCTGCTCGAACGGCCGAGCCTGGCCGAGGGCATCTGCGGCGACCCCGAGCTGCTCACCGACGCGGTCGACGAGATCATCCGCTACGACGCGTCGCTGCAGTACATCAGCCGCTGGGTCGCCGACGACCGCGAGATCGCCGGGGTACGCGTACCGGCCCGCTCGATGGTGCTGGTGCTGCTCGGCGCCGCGAACCGCGACCCGGGCCGCTACCGCGACCCCGACCTGTTCGACGCGACCCGGCCGAGGTTGCAGTCGCTCAGCTTCGGCGCGGGACCGCACTACTGCCTCGGGGCGGCACTGTCCCGGCTGGAGGGGCAGCTCGCCTTCCCGATGCTGCTGCGCCGCTTCCCCGACCTCGCCATCGGCGCGGCCGAACGCAACGACCAACTGCTCCTGCGCGGCTACCGGCGGCTGCCGGTCGATCTCGGCGAGGTGAAGGCATGA
- a CDS encoding bifunctional lysylphosphatidylglycerol flippase/synthetase MprF — protein MLSTREELEAYSDHPSGFLALNSGNQYYRHPGTRGVISYRESGRYLVVFGGVTAPPGADHDGLLDGFIAYAAGRRRRIVAIQVPLADAPSYAERGFTVNQVGASYARSLDKFSLGGAKYMRLRNKISRAVRAGLEVSEVDLAGAQAELDAVDRPWLKAKGVLVKEITFLIGERTGEYAKDRRLFVGRLDGQTIGYITYSPVYGSRPGWLHDLTRRHPDAPPGVMETINSTAITALRAEGCAWLHLGFTPFVGLDPGHALPGGSRLVDRIVTFLSRHGEHVYPAQSQLAYKEKWGVDVVLPEYVAFQGSPRPGAVWRLLRVTNSI, from the coding sequence ATGCTGTCGACGCGTGAGGAGCTGGAGGCGTACAGCGATCACCCCAGCGGCTTCCTCGCCCTCAACTCCGGCAACCAGTACTACCGCCACCCCGGCACGCGCGGCGTCATCTCCTACCGCGAATCGGGCCGCTACCTCGTCGTATTCGGCGGCGTCACCGCCCCGCCCGGCGCGGACCACGACGGGCTCCTCGACGGCTTCATCGCCTACGCCGCCGGGCGGCGGCGCCGGATCGTCGCCATCCAGGTGCCGCTGGCCGACGCGCCCTCGTACGCCGAGCGCGGCTTCACCGTCAACCAGGTCGGCGCCTCGTACGCGCGCAGCCTCGACAAGTTCTCCCTCGGCGGCGCGAAGTACATGCGGCTGCGCAACAAGATCTCCCGCGCGGTGCGCGCCGGACTTGAAGTATCCGAAGTGGACCTGGCTGGAGCGCAGGCCGAACTCGACGCCGTCGACAGACCGTGGCTCAAGGCCAAGGGCGTCCTCGTCAAGGAGATCACCTTCCTGATCGGGGAGCGCACCGGCGAGTACGCCAAGGACCGGCGGCTGTTCGTCGGGCGCCTCGACGGCCAGACCATCGGGTACATCACCTACTCGCCCGTCTACGGCAGCCGGCCCGGCTGGCTGCACGACCTGACCCGGCGCCACCCCGACGCCCCGCCCGGCGTCATGGAGACGATCAACTCCACGGCGATCACCGCGCTGCGCGCCGAGGGCTGCGCGTGGCTGCATCTCGGCTTCACCCCGTTCGTCGGGCTCGACCCCGGGCACGCCCTGCCCGGTGGCAGCCGCCTGGTCGACCGGATCGTGACGTTTCTCAGCCGCCACGGCGAGCACGTCTACCCCGCCCAATCGCAGCTCGCCTACAAGGAGAAATGGGGTGTCGACGTGGTCCTGCCCGAGTACGTCGCGTTCCAGGGCTCGCCGCGCCCCGGCGCGGTATGGCGGCTGCTGCGCGTCACCAACTCGATCTGA